The genomic region GGCCTCTTCTGGGCTGCGCGCGCGGAAATGGCCGCCGGGCGTCCGGAAAATGTCCAGACGCCGCTACGTACCGCAGCGCTGATGGACGAAACCTTTTACGGGCTGCTCGCCGCGCAAACACTGCGCATTACGCGGCGCCCTGCGCATCGCATCCGGATCGATCCGACCTGGGAAACAGTCGCCGACTATTCGAATGCCCGTCGCGCAATGGCGCTGATCGAGGTCGGTGAGCGCAACCTCGCGGATGAATATGTGCGTCACGGCTCGGCGATCGGCAATCCGCAACATCATGACGCCTGGATGGATCTGGCAAACGAGCTTGGCCTGCCCAATGCGGAGCTGTGGATGGCACGCAACGCGCCGGTTTCCTACCATCCCTCGGCCCGCGTCCGCTTCCCTGCCCCAGGCTATGAACCGGTTGGCGGCTGGCGTGTCGATCGATCGCTGGTCTATGCCCATGCCTTGCAGGAATCGAATTTCAGGCCCGAAGTTGTCAGCCCTGCTGGCGCCCGCGGCCTGTTGCAGCTGATGCCCGGTACCGCGCGCGATATCGCCCGCGATCGCGGCGAATCCATCAGCGCCTCACGGCTCAACGTGCCTGAGGTCAATATCGCTTACGGTCAGCATTACATGGAAGAAATGCGCGATTTCCCTGGTACACAGGGTCTGCTGCCCAAGGTCATCGCCTCCTATAATGCCGGGCCCGGTGCGGTTGTGAATTGGGAAGGTCGCCTGCGCGATCGCGGTGATCCGCTACTCTATATTGAGAGCATCCCCTTTTATGAGACACGCGGCTATGTGCCGATCATCCTGCGCAACTATTGGATGTATCAGCGCAATGCCGGCGAAGACGCGACGAGCCTTGGCGCACTCGCCCAAGGCATGTGGCCCCGCTTCCCCGGTGCCCCTGGCGCGGTCGCCGTACGTTTGTCCGGTCAGGGAGGTGCGCGCATTGCCGATTGATGAAAGCGCAACGTTCAAGCCGGTGAATATTGCCGTGCTCACCGTTTCCGACACCCGCAATCTAGAGCAAGACAGCTCAGGTGACATTCTCGTCAAGCGGCTCACGGATGCCGGACATGAGCTGGCCGCCCGTAAGATCGTCAAAGATGAAATGTCTCAAATCGTGGCCCGGCTCCATGCCTGGGTTGAGGATCCGGAAGTCGATTGCGTGATCACCACCGGCGGTACCGGCCTGACCGGCCGAGATATCACTCCCGAAGCGCTGGAGCGCGTCCAGGACAAGCCAATCCCCGGCTTTGGCGAGCTGTTTCGTGCGCTCAGCTATGACAAGATCGGCACGTCGACCATCCAGTCACGCGCCTGTGGCTGCGTTGCCCGCGGCACCTACATCTTTGCGCTACCTGGATCGAACGGCGCCGTGAAAGATGGCTGGGACGGCATCCTCGCGACCCAGCTCGATAGCCGCTACCGGCCGTGCAATTTCGTCGAACTGATGCCCCGCCTTACAGAGGCGTAGAAATCCAGATCTCCCAGAGGGTCGCATCCGGCTGGGCAACATTAGTCTCGAAATAGCTATCGCCCTCAACCCCAGTATAGTCGCCTCCGTAGCGACCTGATGGCTGGTTTCCTTCAGGGTCCGCGGCCACCGCCTCTGACTCAGCACGGAAGCTGTAGGCATCGGGAGCGCTTTCGAACGATACATATTCCCGGGCTTCGTTTTCGTAACTGAACCCGAACCGGGCGGCGCCATAAGCCGCAACCGCGTCCACAATGCTGGACCCCGGACCCACGCCCTCTGCCGTCCGGCACTGGTTGGCATAGACACCCATCGCCATGACCGGGATGTCAGCGCGATACTCCTCAACATCATAGCTCTCGAAGATGACGCACAATGCATCCTCACCGCCGGATCGCGCGCAAAGCGCTCCGAAATCGACCATATAGACTGGTTGGAAACTCAATCCCGTTCCGGCTGGAAAAGCTTCGACGAAATCTCCAGTCGTGGCCGGCATATCGATGCCCGCGGCTCCAGTTTCGCTAATCACGCAATCGGCGTCGAACGACGCTGCATTGCCAGCTGACTCGACCAGTGTCGCTCCGTCAGCGGCGTCAGAGTCGAGGATCAACCCGCCAGAATCGACTACCTCGCCCGGCTCGGTAGCAGCGGGAGCGTCTACGTCATCTGCCGGCGCCTCTCCAGACTGTGAGCCACAGGCCGTTAATGCCATGATCGGCAGCATTGCAGCGGAAATCAGAAATCTGGTCATCGGCTTAACTCCATCTGTTCGATCCATCTTTTACTCGTCTTTTTTTCACCAAGACGCGGTGAAGGCCCTCAAGTCTTTTTCACACCCGCATCTTCAAGATACCGGCCTATCGCGGCGACCTCGTCTCTCGCGATCACTGCTTTGGGTACAATATTGTAAACCGCATCAGACTGGAAAAGCACAATTAGTCGCTCATTCTCCATCCAGCGATGATAGTCACTCCAGGCGATCTCGGTTGAACCCCACTCCCCTGAATAGGTGATTGTCGTTGACGTCCACAGGGCAGTGATTTCACCCTGCAGCAGTTTCGTCTGGCGAAACAATTTGCGCGCCTGCCATGGCAGCCAAAACCAATAGATCGCAAAAATCAGCACGATCAGTATGACGACAGCGCCAACCAGGCTTCGCAGCAAAGGGTCGCTTACCAAGTCCGGCCCATTGCCCAATACGATCAGGATCAAAAGCAAAAGAACGATCGCGCCAACCAGCCAGGCGGCGATCCGCCCATGGCGCAGCATCTGACGCCGAAAATAGAGGCGGTTCGCGTCAACCCCATCGTCTTCGGTCAGCTGAAATCGGATTTCCCCCATCATCGCTTTGTATCCCGGACCAGCCATCTTTGTCCAAGTCCGT from Parasphingopyxis sp. CP4 harbors:
- the moaB gene encoding molybdenum cofactor biosynthesis protein B, translating into MPIDESATFKPVNIAVLTVSDTRNLEQDSSGDILVKRLTDAGHELAARKIVKDEMSQIVARLHAWVEDPEVDCVITTGGTGLTGRDITPEALERVQDKPIPGFGELFRALSYDKIGTSTIQSRACGCVARGTYIFALPGSNGAVKDGWDGILATQLDSRYRPCNFVELMPRLTEA
- a CDS encoding YcxB family protein, with the translated sequence MMGEIRFQLTEDDGVDANRLYFRRQMLRHGRIAAWLVGAIVLLLLILIVLGNGPDLVSDPLLRSLVGAVVILIVLIFAIYWFWLPWQARKLFRQTKLLQGEITALWTSTTITYSGEWGSTEIAWSDYHRWMENERLIVLFQSDAVYNIVPKAVIARDEVAAIGRYLEDAGVKKT
- a CDS encoding lytic transglycosylase domain-containing protein; this translates as MKLKLLVASTLASVAAAPTLADTGSIAGPSFSEERSEIGSVIDRDEREAYRQIFADIRNRNWESALARISRAPDSLLEPVALAELYLAPGSPRVELDPLSELLEDAPDLPDARRILTLAQGRGLERAPVLPEAHSLRRMPGPSRRGRARPVRDDSAARSLARQIRPLIVADSPREAENLLEENAENLTRAGLTEIQQRVAWSYYLTGDDRNAQRVARQARAGIGDWAAHADWVDGLASWRAGDFDAAAEAFASVGQRGPDSEKRAAGLFWAARAEMAAGRPENVQTPLRTAALMDETFYGLLAAQTLRITRRPAHRIRIDPTWETVADYSNARRAMALIEVGERNLADEYVRHGSAIGNPQHHDAWMDLANELGLPNAELWMARNAPVSYHPSARVRFPAPGYEPVGGWRVDRSLVYAHALQESNFRPEVVSPAGARGLLQLMPGTARDIARDRGESISASRLNVPEVNIAYGQHYMEEMRDFPGTQGLLPKVIASYNAGPGAVVNWEGRLRDRGDPLLYIESIPFYETRGYVPIILRNYWMYQRNAGEDATSLGALAQGMWPRFPGAPGAVAVRLSGQGGARIAD